One window of Mus caroli chromosome 11, CAROLI_EIJ_v1.1, whole genome shotgun sequence genomic DNA carries:
- the LOC110305786 gene encoding hepatitis A virus cellular receptor 1 homolog isoform X1 → MNQLQVFISGLIFLLPGAVDSYVEVKGVVGHPVTLPCTYSTYRGITTTCWGRGQCPSSACQNTLIWTNGHRVTYRKSSRYNLKGHISEGDVSLTIENSVVSDSGLYCCRVEIPGWFNDQKVTFSLQVKPEIPTRPPTRPTTTRPTATGRPTTISTRSTHVPTSTRVSTSTPPTSAHTQTHKPEPTTFCPHETTAEVTGTPSHTPTDWNGTVTSSGDTWNNHTEAILPGKPQKNPTKGFYVGICIAALLLLLLVSTVAITRYILMKRKSAFLSVVAFRVSKIEALQNAAVVHSRAEDNIYIVEDRP, encoded by the exons ATGAATCAGCTTCAAGTCTTCATTTCAGGCCTCATATTTCTTCTCCCAG gcGCTGTGGATTCTTATGTGGAAGTAAAGGGGGTGGTGGGTCACCCTGTCACACTTCCGTGTACTTACTCAACATATCGTGGAATCACAACGACATGTTGGGGCCGAGGGCAATGCCCATCTTCTGCTTGTCAAAATACACTTATTTGGACCAATGGACACCGTGTCACCtatcggaagagcagtcggtacaACTTAAAGGGGCATATTTCGGAAGGAGATGTGTCCTTGACAATAGAGAACTCTGTTGTGAGTGACAGTGGTCTGTATTGTTGTCGAGTGGAGATTCCTGGATGGTTTAATGATCAGAAAGTGACCTTTTCATTGCAAGTTAAACCAG AAATTCCCACACGTCCTCCAACAAGACCCACAACTACAAGGCCCACAGCTACAGGAAGACCCACGACTATTTCAACAAGATCCACACATGTACCAACATCAACCAGAGTCTCTACCTCTACTCCTCcaacatctgcacacacacagactcacaaacCAG AACCCACTACATTTTGTCCCCATGAGACAACAGCTGAGGTGACAGGAACCCCATCCCATACTCCTACAG ACTGGAATGGCACTGTGACATCCTCAGGAGATACCTGGAATAATCACACT GAAGCAATCCTTCCAGGGAAGCCGCAGAAAAACCCTACTAAGGGCTTCTATGTTGGCATCTGCATCGCAGCCCTGCTGCTACTGCTCCTTGTGAGCACCGTGGCTATCACCA GGTACATACTTATGAAAAGGAAGTCAGCATTTCTAAG cgTGGTTGCCTTCCGTGTCTCTAAGATTGAAGCTTTGCAGAACGCAGCGGTTGTGCATTCCCGAGCTGAAGACAACATCTACATTGTTGAAGATAGACCTTGA
- the LOC110305786 gene encoding hepatitis A virus cellular receptor 1 homolog isoform X2, translated as MNQLQVFISGLIFLLPGAVDSYVEVKGVVGHPVTLPCTYSTYRGITTTCWGRGQCPSSACQNTLIWTNGHRVTYRKSSRYNLKGHISEGDVSLTIENSVVSDSGLYCCRVEIPGWFNDQKVTFSLQVKPEPTTFCPHETTAEVTGTPSHTPTDWNGTVTSSGDTWNNHTEAILPGKPQKNPTKGFYVGICIAALLLLLLVSTVAITRYILMKRKSAFLSVVAFRVSKIEALQNAAVVHSRAEDNIYIVEDRP; from the exons ATGAATCAGCTTCAAGTCTTCATTTCAGGCCTCATATTTCTTCTCCCAG gcGCTGTGGATTCTTATGTGGAAGTAAAGGGGGTGGTGGGTCACCCTGTCACACTTCCGTGTACTTACTCAACATATCGTGGAATCACAACGACATGTTGGGGCCGAGGGCAATGCCCATCTTCTGCTTGTCAAAATACACTTATTTGGACCAATGGACACCGTGTCACCtatcggaagagcagtcggtacaACTTAAAGGGGCATATTTCGGAAGGAGATGTGTCCTTGACAATAGAGAACTCTGTTGTGAGTGACAGTGGTCTGTATTGTTGTCGAGTGGAGATTCCTGGATGGTTTAATGATCAGAAAGTGACCTTTTCATTGCAAGTTAAACCAG AACCCACTACATTTTGTCCCCATGAGACAACAGCTGAGGTGACAGGAACCCCATCCCATACTCCTACAG ACTGGAATGGCACTGTGACATCCTCAGGAGATACCTGGAATAATCACACT GAAGCAATCCTTCCAGGGAAGCCGCAGAAAAACCCTACTAAGGGCTTCTATGTTGGCATCTGCATCGCAGCCCTGCTGCTACTGCTCCTTGTGAGCACCGTGGCTATCACCA GGTACATACTTATGAAAAGGAAGTCAGCATTTCTAAG cgTGGTTGCCTTCCGTGTCTCTAAGATTGAAGCTTTGCAGAACGCAGCGGTTGTGCATTCCCGAGCTGAAGACAACATCTACATTGTTGAAGATAGACCTTGA